The window ACAGGCCCGGCCGCACGGCGAGCGCGTCGCCGTTGCGCACGAGGAGCGACAGCAGTCCGCCGGGCGCCAGCATCCGGGCCAGACCGGCCACCAGCGGGTCGGGCTCCTCGACGTACATCAGGACCCCGTGGCACAGCACCACGTCGAAGCTGCCCGGCAGGAAGTGCACGCCGGTGTCCCGCCCGTCGCCCTCCACCAGCCGGACCCGGGCGCGGATGCCCTCCGGTTCCCCGGCGAGGGCCGCGCGCGCGGTGGCGATCATCGTCGAGTCCTGCTCGACGCCGGTGACCTGGTGGCCGAGCCGGGCCAGCCGCAGCGCCTGCGTACCCTGGCCCATCCCCACGTCGAGCACCCGCAGCCGCTGCCCGACGGGGAACCGCCCGGCTATCTGCTCGTCGAGCTGCCGGGCCACCAGCTCCTGTCGTACGACATCACGCAGGCCGCCCAGCTTGTTCAGCCAGGCATCGGCCGCACCCCCGGTGAAAGCGTCTGCGCTCAGGGCCGCTCTCCGCGCTTGACCTGCGGCTTCGGCAGGCGGAGCCGGCGCATCTGCAGGGAACGCATCAGGGCGTAGGCGACCGCGCCGCGCGTGTTCTGGTCCGGGAAACGCTCCTTGAGCCGCTTCCGCAGCCGGAAGCCGCTCACCGCCGCGTCGAGCACGATCAGCACGATCACGACCAGCCACAGCAGCAGCGCGATGTTCTGGATCGACGGCACCCGCACCACGCTCAGCACGAGGATCACCACGGCGAGCGGCAGGAAGAACTCCGCCACGTTGAACCGCGAGTCCACCCAGGCACGGGCGAACTTGCGGACCGGACCCTTGTCGCGGGCCGGCAGATAGCGCTCGTCGCCGCTGGCCAGCGCCTGGCGCTGGCGCGCCATCGCCTCGCGCCGGTCCTCACGCTGACGCCTGACGGCGTCCTTGCGGTTGGTCGGCGTCTGGGCGACGCTGCGGCGCGTGGACTGGGCCTCACTGCGCTTGGGCGTGGGCC of the Streptomyces sp. 1222.5 genome contains:
- a CDS encoding bifunctional 2-polyprenyl-6-hydroxyphenol methylase/3-demethylubiquinol 3-O-methyltransferase UbiG → MARQLDEQIAGRFPVGQRLRVLDVGMGQGTQALRLARLGHQVTGVEQDSTMIATARAALAGEPEGIRARVRLVEGDGRDTGVHFLPGSFDVVLCHGVLMYVEEPDPLVAGLARMLAPGGLLSLLVRNGDALAVRPGLSGDWAGALAAFDTTAYRNRLGLDVRADRLASLTATLAGIAAPLHAWYGVRVFTDTAADDADVPEDLGTLLAVEERAGRTDPYRGVAALLHLCGVRG
- a CDS encoding DUF3043 domain-containing protein translates to MPVKPVPLGFVFRSRAKEEKAPTADKAQVTLSKQTRDPQAPKGRPTPKRSEAQSTRRSVAQTPTNRKDAVRRQREDRREAMARQRQALASGDERYLPARDKGPVRKFARAWVDSRFNVAEFFLPLAVVILVLSVVRVPSIQNIALLLWLVVIVLIVLDAAVSGFRLRKRLKERFPDQNTRGAVAYALMRSLQMRRLRLPKPQVKRGERP